From Seriola aureovittata isolate HTS-2021-v1 ecotype China chromosome 16, ASM2101889v1, whole genome shotgun sequence, one genomic window encodes:
- the LOC130183254 gene encoding ankyrin repeat and MYND domain-containing protein 2-like isoform X1, whose translation MFASLSGKTDITSMMLDAGAETDLVNSVGRTAAQMAAFVGQHDCVTVINNFFSRARLEYYTRPQGLEREPKLPQRLAGPLHKIIMTTNLNPVKIVMLVKENPVLVDVEALEKCYQVMDLLCEQCVKQQDMNEVLAMKMHYISCVLQKCLAFLQKQDDKLDALVKSLLRGRDSDGFPQYQEKFIRDCIRKFPYCEATLLQQLVRSIAPVEIGNNPTAFSVLTQALTGQMTFVDADYCATCGERGADKRCSLCKAVTYCNLTCQKLHWFTHKKICRILQEQNADLEKDTPRLKELKDDESDLVLETANFLQELCLRAEEKVAAAGGCPAELLACPSTSTEGPSCTQD comes from the exons ATGTTTGCCAGCCTGTCag GGAAGACAGACATCACCTCCATGATGCTGGATGCAGGAGCAGAGACAGACCTGGTGAACTCTGTGGGTCGCACCGCTGCTCAGATGGCAGCGTTTGTAG GCCAGCACGACTGTGTAACAGTGATCAATAACTTCTTCTCACGGGCAAGGCTGGAGTACTACACCAGACCACAGGGGCTGGAGAGGGAGCCCAAGCTGCCTCAAAGGCTGGCGGGGCCGCTGCACAAGATCATCATGACCACCAACCTCAACCCAGTCAAG ATAGTCATGCTGGTGAAGGAGAACCCTGTGCTGGTGGACGTGGAAGCTCTGGAGAAGTGTTACCAGGTGATGGACCTGCTGTGTGAGCAGTGTGTGAAGCAGCAAGACATGAACGAGGTGCTGGCCATGAAGATGCACTACATCAGCTGTGTGCTGCAGAAATGCCTGGCCTTCCTGCAGAAACAAGACGACAAGCTAGATGCACTTGTCAAGAG CCTGCTGAGGGGGAGGGACAGTGATGGTTTCCCACAGTACCAGGAGAAGTTCATTCGGGACTGCATCAGGAAGTTTCCTTACTGTGAGGCCACACTGCTTCAGCAGCTGGTGAGGAGCATTGCACCGGTAGAGATT GGCAACAACCCGACAGCATTCTCCGTGCTGACCCAGGCGCTGACAGGTCAGATGACGTTTGTTGATGCCGACTATTGTGCTACATGTGGGGAGAGGGGAGCAGACAAGAGATGCTCCCTGTGTAAAGCA GTGACTTACTGCAACCTGACCTGCCAGAAGCTCCACTGGTTCACCCACAAAAAGATATGCAGGATTCTGCAGGAGCAGAACGCTGACCTGGAGAAGGACACTCCGAGGCTGAAAGAGCTGAAAG ATGATGAAAGCGACCTGGTGCTGGAGACGGCCAACTTCCTGCAGGAGCTGTGTCTGCGGGCGGAGGAGAAGGTGGCTGCCGCTGGAGGCTGCCCTGCAGAGCTGCTCGCCTGTCCCTCCACTTCCACCGAGGGACCGTCCTGCACCCAAGACTGA
- the LOC130183254 gene encoding ankyrin repeat and MYND domain-containing protein 2-like isoform X2, whose product MFASLSGKTDITSMMLDAGAETDLVNSVGRTAAQMAAFVGQHDCVTVINNFFSRARLEYYTRPQGLEREPKLPQRLAGPLHKIIMTTNLNPVKIVMLVKENPVLVDVEALEKCYQVMDLLCEQCVKQQDMNEVLAMKMHYISCVLQKCLAFLQKQDDKLDALVKSLLRGRDSDGFPQYQEKFIRDCIRKFPYCEATLLQQLGNNPTAFSVLTQALTGQMTFVDADYCATCGERGADKRCSLCKAVTYCNLTCQKLHWFTHKKICRILQEQNADLEKDTPRLKELKDDESDLVLETANFLQELCLRAEEKVAAAGGCPAELLACPSTSTEGPSCTQD is encoded by the exons ATGTTTGCCAGCCTGTCag GGAAGACAGACATCACCTCCATGATGCTGGATGCAGGAGCAGAGACAGACCTGGTGAACTCTGTGGGTCGCACCGCTGCTCAGATGGCAGCGTTTGTAG GCCAGCACGACTGTGTAACAGTGATCAATAACTTCTTCTCACGGGCAAGGCTGGAGTACTACACCAGACCACAGGGGCTGGAGAGGGAGCCCAAGCTGCCTCAAAGGCTGGCGGGGCCGCTGCACAAGATCATCATGACCACCAACCTCAACCCAGTCAAG ATAGTCATGCTGGTGAAGGAGAACCCTGTGCTGGTGGACGTGGAAGCTCTGGAGAAGTGTTACCAGGTGATGGACCTGCTGTGTGAGCAGTGTGTGAAGCAGCAAGACATGAACGAGGTGCTGGCCATGAAGATGCACTACATCAGCTGTGTGCTGCAGAAATGCCTGGCCTTCCTGCAGAAACAAGACGACAAGCTAGATGCACTTGTCAAGAG CCTGCTGAGGGGGAGGGACAGTGATGGTTTCCCACAGTACCAGGAGAAGTTCATTCGGGACTGCATCAGGAAGTTTCCTTACTGTGAGGCCACACTGCTTCAGCAGCTG GGCAACAACCCGACAGCATTCTCCGTGCTGACCCAGGCGCTGACAGGTCAGATGACGTTTGTTGATGCCGACTATTGTGCTACATGTGGGGAGAGGGGAGCAGACAAGAGATGCTCCCTGTGTAAAGCA GTGACTTACTGCAACCTGACCTGCCAGAAGCTCCACTGGTTCACCCACAAAAAGATATGCAGGATTCTGCAGGAGCAGAACGCTGACCTGGAGAAGGACACTCCGAGGCTGAAAGAGCTGAAAG ATGATGAAAGCGACCTGGTGCTGGAGACGGCCAACTTCCTGCAGGAGCTGTGTCTGCGGGCGGAGGAGAAGGTGGCTGCCGCTGGAGGCTGCCCTGCAGAGCTGCTCGCCTGTCCCTCCACTTCCACCGAGGGACCGTCCTGCACCCAAGACTGA
- the sostdc1b gene encoding sclerostin domain-containing protein 1b encodes MLPRASGLQLVALLLLLSRSSSAVHNDATESVDTQPVHDTQDEPANEDTNQARNGGRRPADDLRNGANQSQVGCRELRSTKYISDGQCTSVNPIKELVCAGECLPAHLLPNWIGSGGHTTRYWSRRDAQEWRCVIDRTRTQRIRLQCQDGSSRTYKITVVTSCKCKRYSREQNDSGHKDTSVQSGKQRKNVRKAGPPEERGGRQSDN; translated from the exons ATGCTCCCTCGCGCCAGCGGACTCCAGCTCGTCgcgctcctgctgctgctgagcaggagCAGCTCAGCTGTTCACAACGACGCCACTGAGTCCGTGGACACTCAGCCGGTCCACGACACCCAGGACGAGCCGGCCAATGAAGACACGAACCAGGCGAGGAACGGCGGGAGACGGCCGGCGGACGACTTGCGCAATG GTGCAAACCAGAGCCAGGTGGGCTGCAGGGAGCTGAGGTCCACGAAGTACATCTCTGACGGCCAGTGCACCAGCGTTAACCCCATCAAGGAGCTGGTGTGTGCCGGGGAGTGTCTGCCGGCCCACCTGCTGCCCAACTGGATCGGGAGCGGGGGTCACACTACGAGGTACTGGAGCCGCCGCGACGCACAGGAGTGGCGCTGCGTCATTGACCGGACCAGGACCCAGCGGATCCGGCTGCAGTGCCAGGACGGAAGCTCCCGAACCTACAAGATAACTGTGGTGACCTCCTGCAAGTGCAAGCGCTACTCCAGAGAGCAGAATGACTCAGGACACAAGGACACGTCTGTCCAGAGcgggaaacagaggaaaaatgtgAGGAAGGCCGGACCCCCCGAGGAGAGAGGCGGGCGGCAGTCCGACAACTAA